One part of the Symphalangus syndactylus isolate Jambi chromosome 1, NHGRI_mSymSyn1-v2.1_pri, whole genome shotgun sequence genome encodes these proteins:
- the FGF3 gene encoding fibroblast growth factor 3 encodes MGLIWLLLLSLLEPGWPAAGPGARLRRDAGGRGGVYEHLGGAPRRRKLYCATKYHLQLHPSGRVNGSLENSAYSILEITAVEVGIVAIRGLFSGRYLAMNKRGRLYASEHYSAECEFVERIHELGYNTYASRLYRTVSSTPGARRQPSAERLWYVSVNGKGRPRRGFKTRRTQKSSLFLPRVLDHRDHEMVRQLQGGLPRPPGKGVQPRRRRQKQSPDSLEPSYVQAPRLGSQLEASTH; translated from the exons ATGGGCCTAATCTGGCTGCTGCTGCTCAGCCTGCTGGAGCCCGGCTGGCCCGCAGCGGGCCCTGGGGCGCGGTTGCGGCGCGATGCGGGCGGCCGTGGCGGCGTCTACGAGCACCTTGGAGGGGCGCCCCGGCGCCGCAAGCTCTACTGCGCCACGAAGTACCACCTCCAGCTGCACCCGAGCGGCCGCGTCAACGGCAGCCTGGAGAACAGCGCCTACA GTATTCTGGAGATAACGGCAGTGGAGGTGGGCATTGTGGCCATCAGGGGTCTCTTCTCTGGACGGTACCTGGCCATGAACAAGAGAGGACGACTCTATGCTTCG GAGCACTACAGCGCCGAGTGCGAGTTTGTGGAGCGGATCCACGAGCTGGGCTATAACACATATGCCTCCCGGCTGTACCGGACGGTGTCTAGTACGCCTGGGGCCCGGCGGCAGCCCAGCGCCGAGAGACTGTGGTACGTGTCTGTGAACGGCAAGGGCCGGCCCCGCAGGGGCTTCAAGACCCGCCGCACACAGAAGTCCTCCCTGTTCCTGCCCCGTGTGCTGGACCACAGGGACCACGAGATGGTGCGGCAGCTGCAGGGTGGGCTGCCCAGACCCCCTGGTAAGGGGGTCCAGCCCCGACGGCGGCGGCAGAAGCAGAGCCCGGATAGCCTGGAGCCCTCGTACGTTCAGGCCCCGAGACTGGGCTCCCAGCTGGAGGCCAGTACGcactag